From Mycolicibacterium nivoides, a single genomic window includes:
- a CDS encoding DUF3097 domain-containing protein, whose protein sequence is MTDRYGSDILARNPHTPKLTRSAEQPAEKGLVVEDAQSGYVGAVVRIEGGRVELEDRRGKVRAFPMGPGFLIDGKPVSLVVPKRTAAPARTASGSVAVPNAKARVALASRIYVEGRHDAELVEQVWGADLRIEGVVVEYLGGVDDLAGIVAEFAPGPGRRLGVLVDHLVTGSKEARIAEAVRRGPGGGHTLVVGHPFVDIWQSVKPARLGMKAWPAIPRNVEWKHGICAALGWPHQDQADIARAWQRIRGRVRDWNDLEPALIGRVEELIDFVTAPA, encoded by the coding sequence GTGACTGATCGCTACGGTTCCGACATTCTGGCCCGAAATCCGCACACCCCGAAGCTGACTCGATCGGCGGAGCAGCCCGCGGAGAAGGGCCTGGTCGTCGAGGATGCCCAGAGCGGCTACGTGGGCGCGGTGGTGCGGATCGAGGGTGGCCGGGTCGAACTCGAAGACCGTAGGGGCAAGGTGCGGGCTTTCCCGATGGGGCCGGGTTTCCTGATCGACGGCAAGCCGGTGAGTCTCGTGGTGCCCAAGCGGACCGCCGCGCCGGCACGCACGGCGTCGGGATCGGTCGCGGTACCCAATGCCAAGGCGCGGGTCGCGCTGGCCAGCCGGATCTATGTGGAAGGCCGCCACGACGCCGAGCTCGTCGAGCAGGTCTGGGGCGCCGATCTGCGTATCGAAGGTGTCGTCGTCGAGTACCTCGGCGGCGTCGACGACCTGGCCGGCATCGTGGCCGAGTTCGCGCCCGGACCGGGACGCCGTCTGGGCGTGCTGGTCGATCACCTGGTGACCGGTTCCAAGGAAGCACGCATCGCCGAGGCGGTGCGCCGTGGCCCTGGCGGTGGGCACACCCTGGTGGTCGGGCACCCGTTCGTCGACATCTGGCAGTCCGTCAAACCGGCCCGGCTCGGGATGAAGGCCTGGCCGGCCATCCCGCGCAACGTGGAGTGGAAACACGGCATCTGTGCGGCGCTGGGCTGGCCGCACCAGGACCAGGCCGACATCGCGCGGGCGTGGCAGCGGATCCGCGGCCGGGTCCGGGACTGGAACGACCTGGAGCCCGCGCTGATCGGCCGGGTCGAGGAACTGATCGACTTCGTCACCGCGCCGGCGTAG